Proteins found in one Bremerella volcania genomic segment:
- a CDS encoding alpha/beta hydrolase → MSDNAKHATKSLSFSRCLETVSLSLFLLAIVLGCAQDKGEQEVASGDPNDAPYAESAAPVDAAPVNDPVQPPQQRPFSMEIVEPQLGPEGNAPQAEPDVRYGYSDPSETAPLPKYTPRNLSPSASGSSPNLQRSPASDMSPYSQPKSLPSQMQQPQAMEAPLEQPRMMQAPAEMQPMTAEPELAPFQEEAASDDPFDVVEVFYGTDRAPMVWPGSVLPHKFHALLPAVTCVILGIAVALLLTKFKQYIIAGLTVVVAVSGAVVVGQEGWVQYHKYDRFLSNDSVVYGKEQGDLELGTCKVSIPKSHQAGQLESPSVVHWEFEEKPEDHVMLMEVKSKKEQEFFDMLKLRVEESPNRDLLIFIHGYNVTFEDAARRTAQITHDLDFKGAPVFFSWPSQGELLGYVTDRGNSFWTASHLKEFLLKVHQHSGAQSVHLIAHSMGNRAFGAAVESLAQDLQQNQKIFNEVILAAPDVDARVFKEKIAPNLTGLAHHVTLYASQNDVALMASRAVNGYPRAGDVGANILVLNGIDTIDVTKIDTSLMGHAYYGDNTTVISDIYELMQNARMPTQRQWLRDISSPGGMYWYFDPQYNNAVTRTPASPPLR, encoded by the coding sequence ATGTCCGATAACGCGAAGCACGCTACAAAGTCGTTGTCATTTTCTCGCTGCTTGGAAACAGTCTCGTTGAGCCTGTTCCTCTTGGCGATCGTCCTGGGATGTGCCCAGGATAAAGGGGAGCAAGAAGTCGCGTCGGGCGATCCGAATGATGCTCCATATGCTGAAAGCGCCGCTCCTGTTGATGCCGCGCCGGTGAATGATCCGGTACAGCCACCACAGCAGCGGCCATTTAGCATGGAGATCGTCGAACCTCAGTTGGGACCAGAGGGGAACGCGCCACAGGCCGAGCCAGACGTCCGGTACGGTTACTCCGATCCATCCGAAACCGCTCCCCTCCCGAAATATACTCCGCGGAATTTGTCACCAAGTGCGTCTGGCAGTTCTCCGAATCTTCAGCGGAGTCCCGCCTCGGATATGAGTCCTTACTCGCAGCCCAAATCTCTGCCATCGCAGATGCAGCAACCTCAAGCCATGGAAGCTCCGCTTGAGCAGCCCCGGATGATGCAGGCTCCTGCCGAGATGCAGCCCATGACAGCCGAGCCCGAACTTGCACCGTTCCAGGAGGAAGCTGCGAGTGATGATCCATTTGATGTTGTCGAGGTGTTTTATGGGACCGACCGTGCGCCCATGGTTTGGCCGGGCAGCGTGCTGCCCCATAAGTTCCATGCGTTACTACCAGCGGTCACTTGCGTGATCTTGGGAATCGCCGTCGCGCTCCTCCTCACGAAATTCAAACAGTACATTATTGCCGGACTGACCGTGGTAGTTGCCGTTAGTGGAGCGGTCGTTGTTGGGCAGGAAGGTTGGGTTCAGTACCACAAGTACGACCGCTTTCTATCAAATGACTCTGTCGTCTACGGCAAAGAGCAAGGGGATCTGGAACTGGGAACCTGTAAGGTAAGCATTCCTAAATCGCACCAGGCTGGCCAACTCGAATCTCCGTCCGTTGTGCACTGGGAGTTTGAGGAGAAGCCGGAAGACCACGTTATGTTGATGGAAGTGAAGTCGAAGAAAGAGCAGGAGTTCTTTGACATGCTCAAGCTGCGCGTCGAAGAGTCTCCCAATCGTGATCTTCTGATCTTCATCCACGGCTACAACGTTACTTTTGAAGATGCAGCCCGACGTACGGCCCAGATCACTCATGACCTGGATTTCAAAGGGGCTCCGGTCTTTTTCAGTTGGCCATCCCAGGGGGAACTTCTGGGATACGTTACCGATCGCGGTAACTCGTTTTGGACCGCTTCTCATCTAAAAGAGTTTCTGTTGAAAGTCCATCAGCACAGTGGTGCCCAGTCGGTGCATCTGATCGCTCACAGCATGGGGAACCGAGCGTTTGGTGCCGCGGTGGAATCGTTGGCGCAGGACCTTCAACAGAACCAAAAGATCTTCAATGAAGTCATTTTGGCGGCTCCAGACGTCGACGCACGCGTTTTTAAGGAGAAGATTGCACCGAATCTGACGGGTCTGGCCCATCACGTTACGTTGTACGCCTCGCAAAATGATGTGGCCCTCATGGCCTCGCGTGCAGTAAACGGCTATCCTCGCGCCGGCGATGTTGGCGCGAATATCTTAGTTCTCAACGGCATCGATACCATCGATGTTACGAAGATCGATACCAGTTTGATGGGGCACGCCTATTATGGTGACAACACGACGGTTATCAGCGATATCTATGAGTTGATGCAGAACGCTCGCATGCCGACACAGCGGCAGTGGCTCCGCGATATCTCAAGCCCTGGCGGCATGTATTGGTACTTCGATCCGCAGTACAACAACGCTGTGACGCGAACGCCTGCGAGCCCACCTCTACGGTAG